GTCTCGATCTCGATGCCCTGACGGAAGTAGAGCGTGGTCGGAAGATCCTGGGCGGTGCCCCGGAAGTTCGCGAGGTCGTACTCTCCGGGAGCACGATCGTAGAAATAGCTGCTACGGAGCGCGAGACGTTCCGGCACGAGCTGGTAGTTGAATCCGGCCTCCGCCGAGATCAGGTCGTCCGTCAGCCGTGCCGTCCAGTTGGTGGAATCGTCGAGCCGGAGCGTCGCGCTGGGTGACTCCCTAGAGTGTTGCTCCGTGAAGATGTGGGACCAGGAGAAGCTGCCGTTCAGCTCGAGCCTCGAGGTCGCCGCATAGTTCGCGCTGATCCCCGCCGAGCGTTGCAGGTAGCCCGTGAGCCCCAGCTCCGTGCTGTGGTAATCGTCGTGCTGGTACCCGAAGCGGACCGAGAGCCCGAGGTTCGTGAGGCCCGTGTACGCGATCGACGCGTCGATCTTGTCCTGCTCCCGATCGGCGACGTCGAATCGACGGAGCTCCGGCTGCTCGACGAAGGCCCCGGCGGCGTTCTGGTAGTCCTCCTCGTGGAACTCGTCCATCTCGCGCTCGCCGTGCCGGTACTCGGCCTGAGCCATGAAATCGCTGTTGGGACGCAGCCGGACCTGACCCCTCCAGGCGAACTCGTTGTCCTCGGGGACCTCCCGGAACGTGTGCTTCCGGTCGATCTGCTCGACCGTGCCGGAGAGCCCGATCTGCCGAATCGGGTTCCAGTCGACGTCCGCTCCGTAGATCCGTCTCTCGTTCCCGAACGGATGTGCTTCGACGTCCGTTCCATTCCAGGTCCCGTCATAGGGCACCTGGCCTTCCAAGTGATGGGTCGGCGTCCGGTTGTCGTACTTGTTCCAGTGGAAGCGCAGCGTGGCTCCGACGCGGTTGACGAGGTGCGTCGTGAGCCGCGCATCCCCGGTCGTGAGGAGCGCCTTCGCGTCCGTGCCGGTTCCCGGCAGGGGAAAGGAGTCCGTCCGCGCGAACTGGGAGCTATTGGTGGTGTACGGGAGCCAGTCGTCGTTCTGCGTCGACTCACCGTAGGAGAGCACGCCCTGGAAGGCGGTGCGCCGCGGAAGCTGAACTCCGAGGCGGCCGGTGGCGCGCCACTGCTGGTTGTCGGGGTACAGGTCGAGCCTGCCCTGGGTCGGGTTGCCCGCCGCGTCCGTGATCCTCCTCGGATTGTCCCAGATCAGCGTGCTGTGGTCGTTCTCGAAGCCCGAGACGTTGAACGCGCCCTCGAGGGTGACGCGGCTCCTCGTGTAGCTGGCACGCGCCTCCGCCTCCGCCATCGACTGTCGGATCGGCTCGACCGTCTCGATCACGTTGCTGAAGCCGAACGACCCTCCGTAGGGCTTCGTGCCCGACCGGTTCCGCCTCGCCGCCCTGAGCTCCACGTCGAACCCGTCCCCCGGGCGCCCGCGAAGGGAAGCCTGCATCAGGTCGGTCCGGAACCCGAGGTCGAACGGATGCGCGTCCTGGAGGAAGTCCTGCATCGTGGTCGTGTACGCGCCCGAGTTCTCCTGGTTCTGGCGCTGGAGCGAATCCGGGAGCGTCTGGACGGACGGATCGAGAAACGTGTATCCGGTCGAGGACACGAAGCTCAGCTGGTGCGGAACCTGCGTGTAGCCCGCCGACAGCGTCCACCGCGGCTTTCGGTACGCGCCCGAGATCGACTGATCCGAGCGGATCGCGTTCGATCCCCAGGCGGTGAAGTTCCCGTTCAGGATCCGGTCCTGGTAGAGAAACGACTCCACGAACACGCCCTGGGGCATCTCGCGGAATTCCTGGTACTTCGCCTCCGGCTGCGTCTGGTCCCACCACTGATATCCCGTGGTCACGTATCCATCGGCCGCGAGCGCCGCACCGCTCCCCATGACGAGGAGCGCCGCGACGGCGAGGAGCGTGACCGTTCCGATTGGCCGTCTCATCATCCGCCTCCGCTACCTCAGGAACGTCTTGCCCGAGGGATGGTTGGATCCATGGATCTGGCTGTGGCAGTTCGTGCACGACCGGTTGAAGAGCCGGTTCGAGACCAAATCCGGACGGTCATACAGCGTGCTCGGATGCCGCGTGAAGATGTGACACCGCTGGCAGAGGAAGGGCTTCTTGGACGTGAGCACCTTCTCGTTGTTCGAGCCGTGCGGCTGGTGACACGTCACGCAGTCCTCGCGGACGGGCGGGTGCTCCCAGAGGAAGGGGCCCCGCTTGTCCATGTGGCAGGTCGTGCAGAGCTCGTGATTCGAGTGCTTGCGGATCATGCTCGAAGCCGCCGATCCGTGCGGATTGTGACAGCTCGAACACTCCATGCCGCCTTCCCGGAGCGGCATGTGGGCCGAGCGGGCGATCTCCGCGCGCTTGTCCTCATGGCACGTCAGGCAAAGTTCCGTCGGCCTGGAGGCCGCGAGGAGGGCCTTTCCGCCCTCGCTCTTCGCGGAGTGGACGCTGTGGCAGTTCTGGCAGGCGACGTCGTTCCGCGCGTGGGCGCTCTGGTCCCAGTGGAACTGCTCCCCCATCGTGTGGCAGGAGCGGCAGACCGCAGCCTGCGCGTCCGCGCTCATGCGCTTGAAGACTCGAAGCGTGCGGAATCCCGGGTGGCTCTCGTCACCGTCGGCCTCGGCGTGCAGCGAGCCGGGACCGTGGCAGCTCTCGCACTGCACGACGGTGCCCGCCTCGTTCCGGTCGGCCTGCGCGCCGTGATGCGGGTTGTGCTCGAAGGTGGCCATGATCTCGTCGTGACATTCCACGCACTTCGCCTGGCCGATGTAGGTCGCCGGTGCGGTCGAAGCGGTGTGCGAGGGTTGCGTGGTGGGGGTGTCGGGCTGCGCCTGGACCGAGTCGACGGGTGCCGCTCCTTCCGTTTGCGCGAGCGCTCCACCCGGTGGCGAGCCGATGAGTTGGACTAGAGCGAGCCCCGGCAAGAGAAGCGACCAGGACCACCATGAGCGACGTTTCACGCGCCGTCCCTCCTTTCCCCCGTATCCACGCTTCTTGCCTACCCCCGAAACGTTTCGTCAGAGGTGGCCGCATTATCCTTAGACCCGTGGTTCCTGGGAAGCGGCTACTTTGGTAGTACTGGCCGGAAGCGGCCAGGAACCAGTCGCCTCCCCCCAGGCCCCGACGCCAGGAGCCGGGTTCGTTTTTCCGGGAATACGCCCTCACCGCCAGGCGTAGGGCAGTGCGATGACCACTCGAACCGCCACCCGTCTGGACCCCCGCTACTGGCAGGTCCTCGCGCTCTCGTGCCTCGTCCTCTATAGCCTGTTCTGGTTTCACTTCTCGACGTCCCTGATCCAGGTGGCTCTGACCCTTGGCACGGCGCTGGCTACGCAGTACGCCTGCACAAGAATTTGGCGCCTCCCCGCCTTCGACCCGAAGAGTGCGCTCATCTCGGGACTGGGCCTCTGCTTCCTTCTTCGGACGAACCTCCCGCTGCTCGCGGCGGCGACCGCCGTGATCGCGATCGCGAGCAAGTTCCTGCTCCGCTGGAAGGGGAAGCACGTCTGGAACCCGACCAACTTCGCGCTGGTCGCGATGCTGGCCCTGAGCGACCGGGTTTGGGTGTCGCCGGGACAGTGGGGCAGCGTGGCCTTCTTCTGCTTCCTGGTGGCGCTCCTCGGCGGGCTCGTCGTGAACCGGTCGGCGCGAAGCGACGTGACCTACGCGTTCCTCGCGTCGTGGGCCGCCGTCCTCCTCGGGAGGGCGCTCTGGCTCGGCCAGCCGATGGCGATCCCGCTCCACCAGCTCCAGAACGGCACCCTCCTCATCTTCGCGTTCCACATGATCTCGGACCCCAAGACGACGCCGGACACGCGCGCGGGCAGGATCCTGTTCGCGGCGCTGGTCGCGCTGGGCGCCGGGTTCGTGCAGTTCGTCCTCTACCGGACCAATGGATTGCTCTGGTCGTACGCGGTCCTCTCCGTGACCGTCCCCCTCATCGACCGGATCCTCCCGGGCGTCCGCTTCGCGTGGTCGCGGCCGGTCACCGGGAGTCCGAGCCAAGGAGTCGCACATGAACCGAGTCGCGTGGCCCTTCCTGCTCCTCCCCCTGCTGCTGCTGGCCGTCTGGGCGCCGCCGGCCGCTAGCTTCTGCGGCTTCTATGTCGCGCGGGGGGACGCCAAGATCTTCAACAAGGCGTCGAAGGTCGTGCTGGTTCGCGACGACGACCGCACCGTGTTGACGATGGCGAACGACTTCAAGGGCGATCCGAAGGAGTTCGCGATCGTGGTTCCAGTGCCGACGGTGCTCCAGAAGGGGCAGATCCACGTGGGCGACAAGGCGCCGATCGACCATCTCGACGCGTACACGGCGCCGAGGCTCGTGGAGTACTTCGACCCGGATCCCTGTCAGGTCGCCTATCGGGAGGAGATGCGGGTCGCGGCGCCTCAGGCGGGAATGTCCAAGATGAGCCGGGACGCGGCTCGCGAGCGATCGCTGGGGGTTCGGGTCGAGGCGCGGTACACGGTCGGCGAGTACGACATCGTGATTCTCTCGGCGAAGCAGAGCGGGGGGCTCGAGACGTGGCTCCACGAGAACGGCTACACGATCCCGCGCGGCGCGTCCCGGGTGCTGGCGGGATACATCAAGCAGGACATGAAGTTCTTC
The nucleotide sequence above comes from Candidatus Eisenbacteria bacterium. Encoded proteins:
- a CDS encoding RnfABCDGE type electron transport complex subunit D, producing MTTRTATRLDPRYWQVLALSCLVLYSLFWFHFSTSLIQVALTLGTALATQYACTRIWRLPAFDPKSALISGLGLCFLLRTNLPLLAAATAVIAIASKFLLRWKGKHVWNPTNFALVAMLALSDRVWVSPGQWGSVAFFCFLVALLGGLVVNRSARSDVTYAFLASWAAVLLGRALWLGQPMAIPLHQLQNGTLLIFAFHMISDPKTTPDTRAGRILFAALVALGAGFVQFVLYRTNGLLWSYAVLSVTVPLIDRILPGVRFAWSRPVTGSPSQGVAHEPSRVALPAPPPAAAGRLGAAGR
- a CDS encoding DmsE family decaheme c-type cytochrome, giving the protein MKRRSWWSWSLLLPGLALVQLIGSPPGGALAQTEGAAPVDSVQAQPDTPTTQPSHTASTAPATYIGQAKCVECHDEIMATFEHNPHHGAQADRNEAGTVVQCESCHGPGSLHAEADGDESHPGFRTLRVFKRMSADAQAAVCRSCHTMGEQFHWDQSAHARNDVACQNCHSVHSAKSEGGKALLAASRPTELCLTCHEDKRAEIARSAHMPLREGGMECSSCHNPHGSAASSMIRKHSNHELCTTCHMDKRGPFLWEHPPVREDCVTCHQPHGSNNEKVLTSKKPFLCQRCHIFTRHPSTLYDRPDLVSNRLFNRSCTNCHSQIHGSNHPSGKTFLR
- a CDS encoding MtrB/PioB family outer membrane beta-barrel protein codes for the protein MMRRPIGTVTLLAVAALLVMGSGAALAADGYVTTGYQWWDQTQPEAKYQEFREMPQGVFVESFLYQDRILNGNFTAWGSNAIRSDQSISGAYRKPRWTLSAGYTQVPHQLSFVSSTGYTFLDPSVQTLPDSLQRQNQENSGAYTTTMQDFLQDAHPFDLGFRTDLMQASLRGRPGDGFDVELRAARRNRSGTKPYGGSFGFSNVIETVEPIRQSMAEAEARASYTRSRVTLEGAFNVSGFENDHSTLIWDNPRRITDAAGNPTQGRLDLYPDNQQWRATGRLGVQLPRRTAFQGVLSYGESTQNDDWLPYTTNSSQFARTDSFPLPGTGTDAKALLTTGDARLTTHLVNRVGATLRFHWNKYDNRTPTHHLEGQVPYDGTWNGTDVEAHPFGNERRIYGADVDWNPIRQIGLSGTVEQIDRKHTFREVPEDNEFAWRGQVRLRPNSDFMAQAEYRHGEREMDEFHEEDYQNAAGAFVEQPELRRFDVADREQDKIDASIAYTGLTNLGLSVRFGYQHDDYHSTELGLTGYLQRSAGISANYAATSRLELNGSFSWSHIFTEQHSRESPSATLRLDDSTNWTARLTDDLISAEAGFNYQLVPERLALRSSYFYDRAPGEYDLANFRGTAQDLPTTLYFRQGIEIETRWMMQANTDLALRWMWEEFEVTDFQTEDVPLLFPLTGASNAIFLGDSSLDYHANAVALLFTRRW